A single genomic interval of Procambarus clarkii isolate CNS0578487 chromosome 17, FALCON_Pclarkii_2.0, whole genome shotgun sequence harbors:
- the LOC123772553 gene encoding putative cyclin-dependent serine/threonine-protein kinase DDB_G0272797/DDB_G0274007, with translation MAASSHHHITLQLQSNTASPQKQQQQHTAASEQYSIITAAGAATHCSIRAIQHHHNSSSSNTLQHQSNTASSQQQHKSNTASSQQHQSNTASSQQQHQTSSQQQQQHIAASSQQQQHHHNSSSIRAIQHHHSSSSSIRAIQHQSNTASSQQQHKSNTASSQQHQSNTASSQQQQQHIAASSQQQQHQSNTASSQQQQQHIAASSQQQQQQHQSNTASSQQQQHQSNTASSQQQHQSNTASSQQQQHQSNTASQQQQQQHQSNTASSQQQQYQSNTASSQQQQHQTSSQQQQHQSNTASSQQQQHQSNTASSQQQQHQSNTASSQQQQHQSNTASSQQQQHQSNTASSQQQQQQHQSNTASSQQSRFDT, from the exons ATGGCAGCATCATCACACCATCATATCACATTGCAGCTTCAGAGCAATACAGCATCaccacagaagcagcagcagcaacacactgcagCATCAGAGCAATACAGCATCatcacagcagcaggagcagcaacacacTGCAGCATCAGAGCAATACAGCATcatcacaacagcagcagcagcaacacactgcagCATCAGAGCAATACAGCATCCTCACAGCAACAGCATAAGAGCAATACAGCATCATCACAACAGCATCAGAGCAATACAGCATCatcacagcagcagcatcaga CATCatcacagcaacagcagcaacacattgCAGCATcatcacaacagcagcagcatcatcacaacagcagcagcatcagagcAATACAGCATcatcacagcagcagcagcagcatcagagcAATACAGCATCAGAGCAATACAGCATCATCACAGCAACAGCATAAGAGCAATACAGCATCATCACAACAGCATCAGAGCAATACAGCATCatcacagcaacagcagcaacacattgCAGCATcatcacaacagcagcagcatcagagcAATACAGCATCatcacagcaacagcagcaacacattgCAGCATcatcacagcagcagcagcagcagcatcagagcAATACAGCAtcatcacaacaacaacagcatcagAGCAATACAGCATCATCACAACAACAGCATCAGAGCAATACAGCATcatcacaacagcagcagcatcagagcAATACAGcatcacagcagcagcagcagcagcatcagagcAATACAGCATCATCACAACAGCAGCAGTATCAGAGCAATACAGCATcatcacaacagcagcagcatcaga CATcatcacaacagcagcagcatcagagcAATACAGCATcatcacaacagcagcagcatcagagcAATACAGCATcatcacaacagcagcagcatcagagcAATACAGCATcatcacaacagcagcagcatcagagcAATACAGCATcatcacagcagcagcagcatcagagcAATACAGCATCatcacaacagcaacagcaacagcatcagAGCAATACAGCATCATCACAGCAAAGTCGTTTTGATACCTAG